The genomic window GATTTCCATCTCAACGCGTGCGATCGAGAGAGAGCCATGCCTTCGTCCACCGCTGCCAGCAGCAGCAAGCTATCGGGGTCCGCCTgtcaggggcggatctacagtAGTAGCATGGGGGTACAGCTGTCCCCCCAAaatttctgaaaaaaaaatcaagtatATATATTCTTTAATATCTTGTATATGTATAATACTCTTTCTAGGCCCAGCTGCAGCCCATTTTCAAATGTACAGCAGCCCATTTCCAAACATATTGACGTATAATAAGCACTTTGCCGATCTGCCGAATACGAAACGACGCGTCACAGCGATACAACTCCTTCCTCAACCCCACCCGCCGCCGCTGCAAAGATGGAAACCCACGTCGTCGTCGTTCGGTCGTTGTCTGACGGCCGGCCGGCTGGCTGAGGCGCTGCTTGCCTGCTTCCGATTTCCGACCTTTCCTCCGGCCGTCTGCCCGTCCTACACGCTACGCCAATATGCCCAGGAACTGCCAAACTGACAAGTTGCAAAGGGTAAAAATTCAATCTTGTTCTATTGCGATCACTGATCAATCATTTTTTTACCGGAATATTCCCATCAATAATGAGTTCTAGTTTGCTGAATCCCTCTTCTAATTTGACCGATTATTGCAGACCGCAGAACATCAAGGATCAAGTAGCATGAAGAGGAATAACAATCTTGCATCTCTATGGAATGCTCATGCTCAGAAACAGAAAGCACAAAAGGTATCTTCTTCCACTCCAAATCAACTAATTATTCATGATCAGCAAGTAGGACCTGAAATTCCTTGTGAGGAAGAAATACATGAGACACAGGAGATGGAAGATCAAGAAGCAAGACCTAAAAATCCTAGTGACGAAGAAATACATGAGGAACAAGAGACAGAAGAGGGAATTTATGATGTTGATCGTCTTCCCCATGATCCTGGAAAGAGGATCCCCATCATCCAATATTCTACCAATGAGCAAGATGCAGTGAGAAGAGGATATATTGCAAAAGGGCCATGCCAGCCAAGGACATATAATTTTCCACAGCGACAAATTTGTGGTAAGCGTCGCTTTCCGGTTAGATGGTTTGACAAGTATGATTGGCTTGAGTACAGTGTGGAAAAGGATGCTGCCTTCTGCTTTGTTTGTTATTTGTTTGCGGATACAGCTAATTATGTTGGTGGTGATGCTTTTGTGAATAGTGGGTTTAGAAAATGGAACCAGCCTGCAAAACTTGACTTGCATGTTGGAAGCATTAGAAGCACCCACAATGAAGCTCTTGAGAAATTTACTAATTTCATTAGGCCAAGAGCATCAATAGCAAGTACTTACATTAAGCACACCACAGAAGAAAAAGTTAAATATAAGGCGCGCTTAACCTACTCAATTGGTTGTCTGAGGTTTCTTTTGCGTCAAGGGTTGTCTTGTCGGGGACATAATGAAAGTGACACATCTAGCAATATGGGGAATTTTAAGGAACTCCAAAAAATGGTTGGGTGAAATGTTTGAAGATGTTAGAAAGGTTACAGGACAGAATGCTCCCAAGAATTGTCAGATGACTGCCCATTCCATACAAACAGATATCATTAACTGTTGTGCCAAAGAAACTAGCAAACTTATTATTGAAGATCTTAGAGATGACTACTTTTCTATACTtgctgatgaatctagtgatgtttACCAAAAGGAACAGTTAGCTCTTTGCATAAGGTATGTTGACAAAAAAGGGAGGGTTACAGAAAGATTCCTTGGTATTGTTCATGTTTAGGATACTACTTCTTCAACACTAAAAGATGCAATAGTGTCTCTTCTTATGGAGCACAAATTGACATTATCTAAATGTCGTGGTCAAGGATATGATGGAGCTAGTAACATGAAGGGGGAAATCAATGGGCTGAAAACAAAAATCATGGACGAATCTCCTTCAGCATACTATATTCATTGCTTTGCGCACCAACTTCAATTGACTCTTGTTGTTGTTGCCAAACAAAATGATGACTGTGTCGCATTTTTTGATTATGTCACAAATATTTTGAATGTTGTTGGGATTTCTTGTAGAAAGCATCACATGCTTAGAGAAGCCCAGGCATAGGAGGTTTTGGAAGCTTTAGAACAGGGTGAAATTGAAATAGGACAAGGTTTAAATCAAGAGATGGGTCTGGGTAGGCCAGGAGATACTTGATGGGGAACTCACTACAAGACCATTTCTTGTATTATTGCTATGTATCCCACACTCCGGAAAGTTCTTGGGAAGatctcaaaagataaatctcaatCTAAGCGTATAAAAGCTCAAAATTGCTTGACAGTAATTGAGTCATTTGACTTTATATTCATGGCACACTTATTGCTGATCATATTTGGATATACTGATGAGTTATGCAAGGCTTTGCAAAAAAGGGATCAAGACATTATTAATGCTATTGAACTTGTTGAGATGACTAAGTTCCATTTGCAAGTGTTGCGAGAGGACAATGAATGGGAAACCTTTCTGAAGGATGTCACATCTTTTTGTGTTAAACATCGAGTCAAGGTTCCTGATATGGATGGTTTTTATGTGCCTGTGGGGAGACCAAAACGTTACTTTGTGAAAGTAAAGAATCTTCATCGGTTCCATGTTGAAATGTTTCTAAGTGTCATTGATATGCAACTCCAAGAGCTCAATAGCAGGTTTGATAATATATCTtgcttattattttattattgttcagcttttttgttttttcctttcgtaataatttattttcttcttactGGGGCAGGTTTGATGAAGTTAATACAGAGCTTCTTGTTTACATGGCTGCTCTAAATCTAGCTAATTCATTTGCTGCTTTTGATAAAGATAAACTTATGAAACTTGCAAAGTTTTATCCTCAAGATTTTACAAGTACAGATTTGGTCCAACTTTCTTCGTGGCTTAATATGTTTATTGTTGATGTGCGAAACGACACAAGGTTTCAACAAGTGAAGAATCTTAATGAGCTATCTATCAAACTAGTTGAGACAAAGAAGCATGATCGCTTTAAATAGGTTTATTTATTGCTGAAATTGGTCCTCATCCTTCCCGTAGCTACTGCAAGTGTTGAGAGAGTCTTTTCAGAAATGAACTATATGAAGACCAAGCTTCGGAATAAGATGGGTGATCAATACTTAAATGATTGTTTGGTCACATTTATTGAGCGTGACTTTTTCGACGTGTAAGCAATGAAGATATCATTAAACGCTTTCAAGCCATGGCGGAACGGCATGTGAAGCTTTAGCTGGAAACTTGTATTAGTATATTAGAATTAtggaaagttgaaaacatgtaacTTATCACAACTATTTTATCATCGTTTAGTGATCTAATTATGTCGTGTCCATGTTCGTTGACTATATCGTTTTTGTCCGTACTCCCGTGATTGaaatcctagatccgccactgccGCCTGTGCCATCATTGCATCCGCCTCAAGAGGCTACCACATTCTCAAGAAGTCAAGATCGATGGCTACTCCCGCACAAAGGCGACGCCAACCGGAGAATCCATCTAGTCCCACACTTTCACAGTTGGCGATCACAGCTGGTACATCCGCTACCATCCCAACGGACATGACTCGGAGTTCACCGCTTACATATCGCTTTTCCTTTTTCTGAAGGAGTGTCACCGACCCACTGAAAGCCCAGTACAGGTTCCGGTTCATCGACGACGTGGGTTGGGGGACGAAGCTCCGTCGTTGGCGTCAGAAGAAATACACACCTTCGAGAGACACGGAGCGTGGGGACGTCCAAGGTTCATTAAAAGGGAAGATTTAGTGAAATCCAAGTATCTCAAGGATGACTCTTTCGTGGTCCGCTGCGACATCGCCGTCATCAACAAGGTCAACGTGGAGGAGCTGGCCAAGGCCCCGACCATGACCTTCGTCTCCCTGCCGCCGCCGTCAGACCTTCATCCAGACAGAGAAGGGCGCCAATGTGGTGTTCCAGGTCAGTGGCGAGATGTTCAAGGCGCACAGGTGCGTGCTCGCAGCCAGGTCACCGGTCTTCAGCCCAGAGCTCTTTGGCGGTTTGGCCACATGAAGGAGAGCGACGCAGCCGCAGGCGTCATCGTCCTCATAGACGACATGGAGGCACACGTCTTCAAGGAAGATCAAACTGCCATGTCCCAACATCTGTTTGTCGCTGCAGACAGGTATGACTTGGAGAGGCTCAACATGATCTGCGAGCGCAAACTAACTCTGCAGTTGCATAGAGGCGACCACTTTGGCAACTATCTTGGCGTTAGCAGAGCAGCACCACTGCCACGGGCTCGAGAAGGCGTGCTTCAGCTTCCTCAGCTCTCCGGCAAATCTGACGGTTGTCCTTGTGTAAGCAGAAGCTATtggggaaggaagaagaagaacagcaGAGCAGGTAGAGTTGGGGATAGATCGGATGAGTACTTAGAATAGTTTTACAAGTTGTTTCATAATGGATATCCTCTCTTCTCACTGTTAGCTATCTCATATACTACTTCTTCACGCCTCTCTTCTGGTTGGCTGTCGGAGCATGCCATTCTGGGCCTTTGGGCCGACGATCACGCGCACCACGCCGCGGCCCATGCTCCACTTCAGTGCTTGCCGAGTCGTCCCGCGCCGCAACGCCGTCTTCAGGtggagtagtagcagtagtgctGACACCTTGCAAGCGACGGCTTGGAGTATCTGAATAGAAGCTCGAAGCTGCCCTTCTTGTTATAAAGGAGCTGATTGCCAATCTTGGTACGTGAATTCATCTGTTTTCGGAAATCGTCGTATGTACTCACTGTATCGTTCTAGGCTTGTGTTATCGATCAGGTTTAGTTTAGTTTTGCAGCTCTGTTCACTGCAGCAAAGCAGCTGTTGCCGCGGCTGCAAGCCTACTATTTTGGGTCCTATGTATCTGCAAATACAGTTTCGTTTCTATTTTCTCTCTGCAGTCATGTTATGCCGTTGCATCTATATTGTAAACCACATCCACTTCATACTTAGCATCTACCGTGTGAAACGTGGAAAACCAAACAAATCGAACGCTTCCGTGCTGCTTGCCTCGCTGCGTAGGAGCCGGAGTCCCCCTGTACGACTGATGAAGCGGAGCCGAGCGTGCGTGGTACATGGGGAGCCGGCTTAATTCGTTGTCCTCACGAGCATCTGCCGTCTGATTCGCATATACAATGGATGCGGTTTACAGACGCGCTGCAGCGAATTTTTTCCCTGCATAGAGTCGGTCTACTAACTGATGTTGAATAACTTTGTTATTATGtactgcacaagatctctgtttcGCAATCACAAGGAAAACCCAAAAATACGTATGATGTGTCTGCTTGCATAATTTGATGTTACTTCATTAGTATGCTTTATCTGAACAGATTCCGTGGCCCCTCCATGCTCTCGGGCCTCTTTGCGGCTACTAGTTCAGAAGAAAACTCTTCTACCGGCCATTCGCTAGCCAGCCTGGTTTTGTCTCTCTGAAAAACAGTGACCAGGATTTATTTTTCCCGGCCCGATATAGATGGCCATATGGCTCAAGGCCCATGAGCACGGCCCATGGCCTGATGTTTTGGCCCGGCCCAAATACAGCACGGCCTGATGGCCATCGTGCCCGTGCCGGCCAAGCCCGATGAAAGGGCTGTGCCCAGGTCCGCTCACTCAGCCCGTAGTGCTGACCTGGCCTGACCCGATCTAGAGAAGGCCTGTTAAGGCCTTTCACAGCCACCTTCAACTCACGTATAAAAACCAAACCGTAATTCCTAATTCCTAATCCCACACCCGGCCGCCGCACCCTGACTCCGTGCATGCACCCCACCGATACCTCCTCGCTCTCCTCCGACTCTGCCCAAAGCTAcctctctttctcccttttttGTCCTCCTCCGTGCTCGACGGCCAGTGCCTGGCGGCAGTGCAGCAACTCCTCCCACAGCGGCCTCGCTCTCCTCCACGTTCGATGGCCAGCGCTTGGCCGCGGTGCAGCAGCAACTCCCCAGACGGCCTCACTCTTCTCCGCGTTTGATGGCCAACGCGTTGCGTCAACGGCGGCGTAGTAACTTGCCCTTGGGCCGGCTTAGGCACGGCAGGCTTTGGTGGGCTAATGGGCTGGCACAGCATAGCACGAGGCCTTTAGGGCTGTGCCTGGGCCGTTCACTACCACAGAACGGAATTTTCTTGGCGGCCAAAAACCGCCAAGGAATATAGGAAAACCGCCAAGGAAATGTTTTtttggcggtgcaccgccaagcATGAACCGCCAAGTTtggattgcaaggaaaatagagtttcCTTGGCGGCTGGCCCTCAAGCAATGTTTTCTTGACTGTCAACCTGCCAAGAAAAACATGGACATGTAACAACCGACAAGAGGACAGGAAAATGAGTAGACCGACAAGTAAATACATTTTCTTGGGGGTGAATAACCGACAAGTAAATACATTTTCTTGAGGGTCATACACCGTCAAGTAATCATATTTCCTTGGGGGTGCTTGACCGCCAAGTAATTGCATTTTCTTGAGTGCTACTTACCGCCAAGTTAAGGGTGTATTACTTGGCGGCCTTAAACCGTCAAGAAACCTTGTTTTCCTTGTCTGTTGTCCCGCCAAGAAAATTAATTTTCCTTGCTCCCTTCTCAGCCAAGGCAATACATTTTGCACAAATATGGTAGCCAAGGAAATATGATCTCGCCAAGGAAAAGGCAGAAATATTTCACCAGAACAATTAAATCGAATGGATCAAACAATATCCATTAATGATCCAATAGTCATATAGATAATAACATCAGAAAATCATACATAACATGCAACATCCGATGGTTCATTACAAGACCATTTTGCAGATATATACAAAATCTATATGGCAACATTGTTTCATGCCTTCATGTAGCAGCCATGCTTAAGGCAACATTGCTCACTACATTAGCAAAAGGATAGCTGGCACTAGCACCAGTCATGCCTACATGTCAGCAACACATGCTTAAGGCAACATTGCTTACTACATCGATCAGCAAAAGGTTAGTTGGTGCGCACTTGCATTTGGAGGGTACCAGCACCAATACACTACAACACTGTTGGTTTCTACCAAATTAGACCAAAAGGAAATCCAAACTGCAGCCTACCAGTCACTTGGAGCCATTGGTGTTACCATGTCGTGTGCCACTCCCATCTGTTGCCACTCTCATCTTTTTGTTGCGTGCATGGCCAGTTAAGTGCTCATCGTCACCTTGGACATTTTCAACATCTCTACAGCCATTGCCATCATTATCCAGTTCCCAGTTAGCATTCTGTAGATTATTGGCTTCATCATAAATGTCATCATGATCATCTTCCTCGTACATGCCATCATCACCTGACATGTCCTCATCAGCTTCATCATCAGTGCTATCCTCATCAGTGTAATCCTCCTCATCAGCGCCATCAATAGTGTAATCATCATCATTGTAGTTGTAGTTGTACCAACCATTATCAACAGATTCAGAGCCTCCAAGTGATAAACTTGTAGTCTGCAAGAAGCAATATAGTTGTACTCAATATACTAGTTTCCTATTATTAGCAAAACTCAAGTGAACCAATACATATTCCCTAAAAAATATCTTTTTTTATAAACACCTAAAAATATCTGTGCAAACAAATTGTGTCATTACTGTTTTTCTTGCTTATTCACATTACACTTTTTGTTTACTCAGTAAAGCATAGAAGAATGAGTTGTCAAGATAAAGGATGATCTTAAGGCCTTATATCAATGTTACTGTTTACATAAAGATTCTCTTTTTGTCCATTTTTACGCCAAGCAAAACTGATCTTGGCTACCTTACCATCAACATAAAACTAAGAATGGCATTTCTAATCAACAAGAAGCCACTTGTTCACTGCTGCAACTCGCATTGCCATTCTGCCACCAAACATTATTAAATCTCTAGATGAAATGTCCAGAAAATACAAAGTATGAAACGTGCAAGATAATAAAATGAATGTTGTAACCTGGTTGCGGCGGGCATCAATGTTTGCTAGGCGCTGTAGCAGATCAGCAGGTGGTTCTTTTTTGAAATCCGCATAAATTCTCTACAGTTAAAAAGCACCCACATAAAAATGCATGCATAGGGCGAGTTAAACGGTGTAAATAATAAACAATTTTTACCATGACAAGGTCCTCAATGAGTAGCCCATTAGTTTCTTTCAATCGCTCATTTTCAGCGATCACACTTCGATACTTATCATGATTGGGTGGCATAACCGATGCTGATTTGGCTTGTACTAGAACACATGCCTTATCCACAGCACCATCGCCTATTAGAACACGGCCATGGGGCATTCCACGTGCCATGGTGTACAATGCTTTCCCATCAAGTACTTTTGAATTCTCATCTGGAGCTAGTGCTTTGTAGTCATCCTAAAATGAAGATAAGATGAAATTAAGATGGGCATGTGAAATAAATTATGTTGTAATACATTCAGGAAGTAAACAATCATGCAAAAAAAATCAATAATAGATAAAAGTATGAAGAGCAGACCAAACGTTTCTGTGCTTTTTGGCTAGGGATTGGACCACTCCTTCCAGTGCTATCCACATTCTTAATTCCGGATTTCATTACAGCAAATGTGTTTATAGTGCCACTCTGATGCCCAGGCCCAAAAGTATATTCCTGTAAAACCAATAAGAAATTATGCATAAAAAATGTACTGCAGGTCAATGACTTCAGTAAGACAAAAATGATTTCTCCTACCAGGAATTGTTGTGTCTTTGTAAAATTTCTTGAACCTCCTCTATCAGCTCTAACCCTTGTGGCATTATTTCTGCTGGACTGAACACCATTTGGACTGCTCCTATCAGAGTTGCCACCATCAGCCCCAACCCTTCTGGACTGATTTGTATTGGATTCAACACCTTGAGGATTGCTTCCGGAGTTTGCACCATGATTACTTCCAGTGTTACTCTTGTGCTTTTTGTGACGAAGAGCATACATCTCCTGCATTATTAGTAAAACAGTTAGTAAGTTGTATATCGCAAGCACAAATGACAGTTAGCATATTTTCAAGAACACGCAACCACACATGTGAATAACATTTTGAGAGCAAACATGGATATGCAATAAGGCATAACAAGTGCACAGTTTTATCCCAAAAGGTACACTTGTTTCAAGGAATACAAACTGCTTGCACAACCTctaagtaaagaaaaagaagtcaaTAATCATCAGGGTCATAAGCTAGATGTTCAGGCAGATCATCAGGGTCctcttcatcttggttgtcttcatcttcgtCATATGTATTTTCACAAGCTGTATCTTCTTGGCCTTCATCTGGAGTAGTTAGTTTGGAGAGAAATTCCAAGTCCGTAGGATCAGTTATCTCATCTGACAGAACAGAAGTTGTGTTGTCTAGATCCATCCCCAAATCAACGACAAATGTTCCTTCCAAGCCCTCCTCTTGAAAAAATAAAACTTCTTGTGCTGGACCAGCAGGAGGATTTGAGTCATCATTGCTCTCATCTGGAGGAATATATCCACATGGAGTAACATGATATGCAACCCACCACTCTGCTAGATCTTCTCTTCTCTGACACGCATAAGGTAAATAATAGACTTGTTTAACTTGACTTGCCATAACAAATGGTTCAGAAACAGAAAGCCTGGCAGCATGCTTAATTTCCACTAGTCCCAAACTTTCAGTGTGCCTAGTTCCACTTGGTGTTGGATCAAACCAATCACAGTCAAACAAAACCATCTCTAGCCTCAAGCTTCCTTCCCATTTTATTTTAAAGATATCCTTGATAACACCATAACACTCCATCTCATTGTTGCCATCATCAACACAAGTTACACAAATGCCACTATTAATTGTAGCTAATCCTGGTTTAGTTCTCTCATGCTCCTTCGAGCGAAATCTGTAACCATTCACGTCATAACACCCATATGTAGCTACTCTTCTACGAAAACCATAAGATATTTCACACAAGGCAGTATCAATGCCTTCTGTTTGCATGCACTACAAGTTCATGATAGTAGGATATGTTAGTTATTGTTTGAAGTAGATTGTTGCTAAAAGGTAATGCGAAGTGTTTCAGTAGGATTACTTTTTCTTTGAACCATTCAAAGAAATTAGGACCACGTTTTCCTCGGCTACTCTTCCACCCATTTAACCTTAAATCCTTTAGTTGTTCATCTGTTGGACTAATTCTGCTCTTCCATTGTTCTTCCCTAAATTTACTAAAGGAAACAAGTAAATTAGAATATGGTCAACACATATAGAAAACAAATTCAGCTTGTAGGATGGGTGTATTACTTGAAGTGTTCATCCATCTCTTCCATGTTAGTCAAAACATATAGGAAAGCAGCCTCATACTCTTTTGTTGAGAGAAGACGAGTGCCTCGAGGGCTAGTGCACTGTCCAGGGCGTTGAAAGATTTGAAGATTGCATGAACTTTGGAAGGTATAGGCACCATCATCATATCGAGGAGCTTTGTTTCTAACTGATCGGGCATTGGACCTAAAATAAAGGGATAGTTGATTTGTAGCCTCCTCAACCAATTCAGCCTCAACT from Miscanthus floridulus cultivar M001 chromosome 11, ASM1932011v1, whole genome shotgun sequence includes these protein-coding regions:
- the LOC136494036 gene encoding uncharacterized protein encodes the protein MTGREWMYSGWSPGQAPSNEWIENTNIFLDRAFSMLSLVENDTIKCPCAKCRNYVRHKRFDVEMHLCKHGFRDDYRIWTSHGEEARLGGPVQARWNYPFERSNARSVRNKAPRYDDGAYTFQSSCNLQIFQRPGQCTSPRGTRLLSTKEYEAAFLYVLTNMEEMDEHFNKFREEQWKSRISPTDEQLKDLRLNGWKSSRGKRGPNFFEWFKEKCMQTEGIDTALCEISYGFRRRVATYGCYDVNGYRFRSKEHERTKPGLATINSGICVTCVDDGNNEMECYGVIKDIFKIKWEGSLRLEMVLFDCDWFDPTPSGTRHTESLGLVEIKHAARLSVSEPFVMASQVKQVYYLPYACQRREDLAEWWVAYHVTPCGYIPPDESNDDSNPPAGPAQEVLFFQEEGLEGTFVVDLGMDLDNTTSVLSDEITDPTDLEFLSKLTTPDEGQEDTACENTYDEDEDNQDEEDPDDLPEHLAYDPDDY